One window from the genome of Diorhabda sublineata isolate icDioSubl1.1 chromosome 10, icDioSubl1.1, whole genome shotgun sequence encodes:
- the LOC130449931 gene encoding E3 ubiquitin-protein ligase RFWD3-like isoform X1 — MDDINVYLPQNNASVPSHPFENTSLEMEVNSQEQITISQTPNGNLETTNDIDNEDGTLCPICLDNWTNSGDHRICALKCGHLFCYKCVYRWLDTQQEKSCPTCKKKACKSEIRFIYTKKLIAVDNTELENVKQQLNVAIEEKNRLQMDLSKYICREEILKQEIAQLKSHINELTKKRINNSRIPNNEINPTIKSSIRLYMEKSLEICRQNGCRVFDYSNAFDSIVSSSKSPNNLFSGFGIRKVNMSLYKPLAFVPLHNQQIRDLRFHSTNNWLLTASMDKCFKVTDTNANKVICTTKETMPLWSCCWDSDNQYNFYTGTQSGNLIKHDIRNLNEPLCTLSIEGDASPVVSIASIPRSPGSDFHNGAVVSCKLNSLWIFENDGESYQKHSLPLNGPFVSMKYEKELKQLLVSSRPNHIVPHSTHSLCTLNKNPDGEINCLTTHTFQGGGMQKLLSKTCFVSDEQQYIAAFEESYKRVFLWSIHTGDKVCSVPANEAVLDLNGVKNSNGNFLVSLTERKMDFFKFQ, encoded by the coding sequence ATATTGATAACGAAGACGGTACCCTTTGTCCAATTTGTTTAGATAACTGGACGAATTCGGGAGATCATCGAATCTGTGCATTGAAATGTGGacatttattttgttacaaGTGTGTTTATAGGTGGTTAGATACCCAACAAGAAAAATCGTGCCCCACTTGTAAGAAAAAAGCATGTAAAAGTgaaataagatttatttataCCAAGAAACTGATCGCAGTGGATAACACAGAATTAGAAAATGTGAAACAACAGTTAAATGTagcaattgaagaaaaaaatagattacaAATGGATTTATCTAAATACATATGTCGAGAGGAAATTTTAAAGCAAGAAATAGCTCAACTGAAAAGTCACATTAATGaattaactaaaaaaagaataaacaaTTCGAGAATTCCTAATAACGAGATTAATCCCACAATTAAATCAAGTATAAGATTGTACATGGAAAAATCGTTAGAAATATGTCGCCAAAACGGTTGTAGAGTATTTGATTATAGTAATGCTTTCGACTCAATTGTATCATCATCTAAATCTCCGAATAATCTATTTTCTGGTTTTGGAATAAGGAAAGTCAACATGTCTTTATACAAACCTCTGGCTTTTGTACCTCTTCATAATCAGCAAATCAGAGATTTGCGTTTTCATTCAACTAATAATTGGCTTCTGACCGCATCCATGGATAAATGTTTCAAAGTAACTGACACAAACGCGAATAAAGTTATTTGTACCACAAAGGAAACCATGCCTTTGTGGTCTTGTTGTTGGGATAGcgataatcaatataatttctaCACGGGCACCCAATCCGGTAACTTAATTAAACATGACATCCGCAATTTAAATGAACCTTTATGTACCTTATCAATAGAAGGGGACGCATCCCCTGTTGTGTCAATAGCGTCGATTCCTAGATCACCCGGATCAGATTTTCACAATGGAGCTGTTGTATCCTGTAAACTAAATTCCCTGTGGATATTTGAAAATGACGGGGAGAGTTATCAAAAACATTCTTTACCATTAAACGGTCCATTTGTTAGTATGAAATACGAAAAGGAATTAAAACAATTACTGGTGTCGTCTAGACCGAATCATATAGTACCACATTCTACACATTCGCTTTgcacattaaataaaaatcctgATGGCGAAATAAATTGTCTTACAACACATACGTTTCAAGGAGGAGGTATGCAAAAGTTGTTATCAAAAACCTGTTTCGTTTCCGACGAACAACAGTATATTGCCGCTTTCGAAGAATCTTATAAACGTGTTTTTCTGTGGAGTATTCATACTGGTGATAAAGTTTGTTCGGTTCCTGCTAATGAGGCTGTATTAGATTTAAATGGCGTTAAAAATAGTAATGGAAACTTTTTAGTTTCTCTAACCGAAAggaaaatggattttttcaaatttcagtaG
- the LOC130449931 gene encoding E3 ubiquitin-protein ligase RFWD3-like isoform X2: MEVNSQEQITISQTPNGNLETTNDIDNEDGTLCPICLDNWTNSGDHRICALKCGHLFCYKCVYRWLDTQQEKSCPTCKKKACKSEIRFIYTKKLIAVDNTELENVKQQLNVAIEEKNRLQMDLSKYICREEILKQEIAQLKSHINELTKKRINNSRIPNNEINPTIKSSIRLYMEKSLEICRQNGCRVFDYSNAFDSIVSSSKSPNNLFSGFGIRKVNMSLYKPLAFVPLHNQQIRDLRFHSTNNWLLTASMDKCFKVTDTNANKVICTTKETMPLWSCCWDSDNQYNFYTGTQSGNLIKHDIRNLNEPLCTLSIEGDASPVVSIASIPRSPGSDFHNGAVVSCKLNSLWIFENDGESYQKHSLPLNGPFVSMKYEKELKQLLVSSRPNHIVPHSTHSLCTLNKNPDGEINCLTTHTFQGGGMQKLLSKTCFVSDEQQYIAAFEESYKRVFLWSIHTGDKVCSVPANEAVLDLNGVKNSNGNFLVSLTERKMDFFKFQ, translated from the coding sequence ATATTGATAACGAAGACGGTACCCTTTGTCCAATTTGTTTAGATAACTGGACGAATTCGGGAGATCATCGAATCTGTGCATTGAAATGTGGacatttattttgttacaaGTGTGTTTATAGGTGGTTAGATACCCAACAAGAAAAATCGTGCCCCACTTGTAAGAAAAAAGCATGTAAAAGTgaaataagatttatttataCCAAGAAACTGATCGCAGTGGATAACACAGAATTAGAAAATGTGAAACAACAGTTAAATGTagcaattgaagaaaaaaatagattacaAATGGATTTATCTAAATACATATGTCGAGAGGAAATTTTAAAGCAAGAAATAGCTCAACTGAAAAGTCACATTAATGaattaactaaaaaaagaataaacaaTTCGAGAATTCCTAATAACGAGATTAATCCCACAATTAAATCAAGTATAAGATTGTACATGGAAAAATCGTTAGAAATATGTCGCCAAAACGGTTGTAGAGTATTTGATTATAGTAATGCTTTCGACTCAATTGTATCATCATCTAAATCTCCGAATAATCTATTTTCTGGTTTTGGAATAAGGAAAGTCAACATGTCTTTATACAAACCTCTGGCTTTTGTACCTCTTCATAATCAGCAAATCAGAGATTTGCGTTTTCATTCAACTAATAATTGGCTTCTGACCGCATCCATGGATAAATGTTTCAAAGTAACTGACACAAACGCGAATAAAGTTATTTGTACCACAAAGGAAACCATGCCTTTGTGGTCTTGTTGTTGGGATAGcgataatcaatataatttctaCACGGGCACCCAATCCGGTAACTTAATTAAACATGACATCCGCAATTTAAATGAACCTTTATGTACCTTATCAATAGAAGGGGACGCATCCCCTGTTGTGTCAATAGCGTCGATTCCTAGATCACCCGGATCAGATTTTCACAATGGAGCTGTTGTATCCTGTAAACTAAATTCCCTGTGGATATTTGAAAATGACGGGGAGAGTTATCAAAAACATTCTTTACCATTAAACGGTCCATTTGTTAGTATGAAATACGAAAAGGAATTAAAACAATTACTGGTGTCGTCTAGACCGAATCATATAGTACCACATTCTACACATTCGCTTTgcacattaaataaaaatcctgATGGCGAAATAAATTGTCTTACAACACATACGTTTCAAGGAGGAGGTATGCAAAAGTTGTTATCAAAAACCTGTTTCGTTTCCGACGAACAACAGTATATTGCCGCTTTCGAAGAATCTTATAAACGTGTTTTTCTGTGGAGTATTCATACTGGTGATAAAGTTTGTTCGGTTCCTGCTAATGAGGCTGTATTAGATTTAAATGGCGTTAAAAATAGTAATGGAAACTTTTTAGTTTCTCTAACCGAAAggaaaatggattttttcaaatttcagtaG